The genomic stretch TTATCACCTTGATGAACTTCAAAGCTAACACTCTCCATTACTGGAGTATCATTATATCCTGCAGTGATATTCTCGAGTCTTATAGAGTTAATCCTCAGGTTATTTGCATTTTGATCAGGCACTTCCTGGGGTAGGCTTTTGATTTCATTAATTCTACTAAATGAAACACTGGCCTGTTCGAGATTAAAAATCATGCTAACAAGGCTTTGTACTCCTCCAGAGACATTGAATACAAAGTTTTGAAATGCGAAGAGTGATCCAATAGTAGTATAACCGAGAGCAATAAATACTCCACCTATCCCAAAAGCAACTGCGTTCATCAATCCAGAAATAATGATAACATTTTGCATTTGTGATGTATAGGTGAAGAAAGTATACTTTTGTAATGAAGACAGATATAGCCCCATAGTGTTAACATATTTGTTGTAAGGATAGCTGAAATTTGCAGAATATTGACAAAAAGTCAACAGATTAAGGGACTCACCTAGATTTTCTGATTTCTCAGCCTGTTTCTCATATAATACTTGCAGTTCTTGATTAATATTTTTTAAATAGCGAACCGTTTTCAATGTAACTACAAGCAATATCGGGATAAAGATCAAAGTAAGCTGATAACATAGAAAGAAACATGCTATTAGAGTAATGATTACTCTCAAAGTGGTTGTGAATATATTTAAAAGGTTGTCAGCAAAGAGGTCCTTTATTCTCTCAGTGTCATCTTCTATACGGGATATATAATAACCCCAACCTCGTGTATTGGTTTCGCTGATTGGAGCAAAAAAAACATGGTTAAGAAGGTCTCTTTTAATACTGAAGATAATCTCTTGGTTACACTTGAAGAATATCTTGTCACTTAGAAACTGTAATACTCCGATTAAGCTTATTGAGCCGAGAATTAGTAGTCCAATAATAACAAATTCCTTAATATCATTCTTAGGTATGCTTACATCCAGAAGATGTTTGGTTATCAGAGGTAAAGGTAAGACCATAAATGCGCAAAAAATTGCCAATGTAGATGCTATTGATAGCATATATATGTGCTTTTTCAAATACGGAAGTAACATTCTAGCATTATTACGGATCGATCTTAGGTTCATTTTTCACCTTCACCATATTATTTCCATGTCTTAATATTAACCTAATCATTACTTACATATATCAATTTGTGACATTTGATATGAGACCATGCCTACCTAATTTTGCCATAACGATAGCAACCTGGGAACGCTTAAACAGATCAATGGCAGCAGGATTATTACCAAGGTGAAACATCTTTTCATGCTATCTCCACTTATTTTATCAGGGAGCGGTGGCTTGTCACCGCTCCACATTAATATACAAATGCTATTTTAGCATCAGCATCTTAGTTGTCAAGGTCTTTCCATCAGCGATAATTCTGGTAAAGTATATGCCAGATGATACTTTGTTGCCATTATTATCATTACCATTCCATACTACACTGTGGATTCCCAAATTCTTCTGCTCGTTTACCAAAGTTTTTACAAGCTGTCCTTTGGCGTTGTAGATATTAATACTAACTTCACCATCCTTGGGTACACTATAACAGATCGTAGTGCTGGGATTGAAGGGATTAGGATAATTTGCCAATTGCAGATCACTTGCTGGTGAGTTAAGCTCTTCTTCACAACCTGTGTAACCCGGGGATTCGTAACAACCAATATCTATCCCGGCTCCATAGACCCGGTTAAAACCAAAGGCATCATATTGGGGAATCGTATAGCCCCAAGGCAGAATCTCCGGATTAAGGGTACCTGCGTCAATGGCAGGAGAATATCCATTCACATCATCGGCATACAGATAGTAGGAAGTTGGAAGAGAAGGATCAGTTCCAACAAATAAGGGATTAGCTCCCGTGATATTATGACTGCCCCAATTCAATGGCATCCCGTTGTATGTCCTGTAGATGTCATTAGTACGAGAAAAGAGACAGTTCTCCACAAGAGTATTATCAGCAGTTCTAATCTCGTAGGCGGCACTATTATTACTAAACAAACTATTCACGATTCTGCTTGAGTCAACACTCAATAAATACAGGAAATCAGGATATGTTCCAACATTATTAGCAAAGGTACAATTGGTAATACTCAAACCCGATAGCCTGCCAAGATTGATGTCCCTTGCTCCTCCGTAGGTAACATTTGCAGCAAACAGGCAGTTATCTAAGTCCACCACAGCAGCAGGTTCATCTGTCCATCCAGAAACTCTAAAATTTGCCCACCCATCCTCAGAATAGTGAGTATTGTTTATAAATTTGCTGTTGCGGATGGTCAATGCATCGCTGACATACGCATCAAAACATCCCCCTCCCCGGTTGTACCAAAAGGGTGAAAGGCATTCTGTCTGGTTGTTTATCAAGAGAATGTTATCCAGTGTGATTATAGAACCCGTCAGGTCCATCCCGTTTTGGGCAAAATATGCCAAGTTATTTCGCATGGTTATATTTCTAAGAGTGAAAGTGCTGGTTCTGTAACCTATGGTAAAGATCCACCTATCTACAGTGGAGTTCTCTATGCACACATTCTCCATCAGGAAATCAAAAATCCCCCAGGAAAAGATGGCTGAGGCATGGGAAGTAGTGATAGAGAGGTCTTTCATCGTTATCCCACAACTCTCTATTCCCATGCTAACCACTCCCGTACCTTCTATCATATTCTCGCCATATAATCTGGTATCAGCTTTAGATACGCCTTTCAGTATGCAATAATCCTTTATGGAGATGGGAATGTATTCCCCTCCAAACAGGTTATGATGCACTCCTGCCAGCAGATGCACTGTTCTGGGATTATCGGGATTGGAAGCGATTCTCTGCATTGCTCGTGAAGGAGTTTTTAAAGCAGTTGCAGGGCTAAGCCCACTGTTAGCGTCGTTTCCATTGGGGCTAACATATAAATCTGCATCTACGGGCTGCAGATAAGCTTCCTGAATATCAAATACCGTATAGGGGCTGGGAGGATAGGTGGATTCGT from Candidatus Cloacimonas sp. encodes the following:
- a CDS encoding ABC transporter ATP-binding protein; the protein is MLLPYLKKHIYMLSIASTLAIFCAFMVLPLPLITKHLLDVSIPKNDIKEFVIIGLLILGSISLIGVLQFLSDKIFFKCNQEIIFSIKRDLLNHVFFAPISETNTRGWGYYISRIEDDTERIKDLFADNLLNIFTTTLRVIITLIACFFLCYQLTLIFIPILLVVTLKTVRYLKNINQELQVLYEKQAEKSENLGESLNLLTFCQYSANFSYPYNKYVNTMGLYLSSLQKYTFFTYTSQMQNVIIISGLMNAVAFGIGGVFIALGYTTIGSLFAFQNFVFNVSGGVQSLVSMIFNLEQASVSFSRINEIKSLPQEVPDQNANNLRINSIRLENITAGYNDTPVMESVSFEVHQGDKILISGHSGCGKSTILKTLAGFLKPISGSIYFNDTLVNMHDMCNFRPKMGVVEQEPYIADDTVSNNIRIVSPESSDENVMQAADKAYVSEFTNNNNLGLDISVGPNGNKLSIGQKQRIAIARAIIRKPDLLLLDEPLSNVDPRSEEFILETIRDMPSDTIVFMVSHKPVKEGIFNIKINIDDKKIMFTV
- a CDS encoding FlgD immunoglobulin-like domain containing protein → MKRCFTLVIILLPLICLSVTRQVALDGSQSYTSIQTAINDAVSGDIVLVHPGRYFENIDLSNKSNLILTSLEYTSADTSYISSTIIDGSNGNTSTILCYENMVDCTIRGFSITGGKGYDYYQGTSPYQIFGGGIFIYLNCNVSLSNLNIRNNSSSCGGGVAVLASNTINMTNVNIYDNVAKYRGGGLLLGSDLTYTPHINFDQENRCSIYNNFAQWGMDIDWYFIHGGTLQVYLKKFTVPQWEKYYASYYESTYPPSPYTVFDIQEAYLQPVDADLYVSPNGNDANSGLSPATALKTPSRAMQRIASNPDNPRTVHLLAGVHHNLFGGEYIPISIKDYCILKGVSKADTRLYGENMIEGTGVVSMGIESCGITMKDLSITTSHASAIFSWGIFDFLMENVCIENSTVDRWIFTIGYRTSTFTLRNITMRNNLAYFAQNGMDLTGSIITLDNILLINNQTECLSPFWYNRGGGCFDAYVSDALTIRNSKFINNTHYSEDGWANFRVSGWTDEPAAVVDLDNCLFAANVTYGGARDINLGRLSGLSITNCTFANNVGTYPDFLYLLSVDSSRIVNSLFSNNSAAYEIRTADNTLVENCLFSRTNDIYRTYNGMPLNWGSHNITGANPLFVGTDPSLPTSYYLYADDVNGYSPAIDAGTLNPEILPWGYTIPQYDAFGFNRVYGAGIDIGCYESPGYTGCEEELNSPASDLQLANYPNPFNPSTTICYSVPKDGEVSINIYNAKGQLVKTLVNEQKNLGIHSVVWNGNDNNGNKVSSGIYFTRIIADGKTLTTKMLMLK